DNA from Deltaproteobacteria bacterium:
GTGATGCCGAAATTGCGCCCGATCTGGAATGAGTTCGAAGATCACTGGTGGCCGAAGGCGCTGCCGAGCGCGCGGCGCGTGGCACCCGGCAGCACCAACGAGCCCACCGCGCGCGCGGCGCTGGTGGCCAGCGGACTGGAGGCGCGGTCGTGAGCGCGGATACGGCGAAGTCTCGTATACTGGCGCTCGGCGCCGAGCGCCCGACGATTGAAGTGCTCGAAGCTGGCAGCGGCGCGCCGTTGCTGTTCCTGCACGGCGCCGGCGGCGTCGCGGCGTGGGCGGGGGTGCTGCCGCTGCTGGCGCGCGAGTTTCATGTCTATGCACCGCTATTGCCGGGATTCGGTCAGTCCACCGGTCTCGACTATCTCGACGATCAGTTTGATTTGTTTCTGCACGGCTTCGACGTGATGGATGCGCTCGGCTTGAACCAGCCGTACGTCGTCGGTGAGTCGATGGGCGGCTGGATGGCGGCGGAGATGGCCGCGCTGCGTCCCGACAAGATCGGCCGGCTCGCGTTGGCGGCGCCGATCGGGTTGTGGCGCGACGAAGCACCGGTTGCCGACATGTTCGGCATGATGAACCACGAGATGGTGCCGTTGCTGTTTCACGACGTCACGTGTCCGGCGGCGCAGGCGATGCTCGGACTGAATGCGCTCATCAGCGACAAGGACGATCGCACCGCCGCGCAGGTCGAGACGCTGATCGCGTTAGCGCGCGGCGCGCGCACCGCGGCGAAGTTTCTGTTCCCGGTACCGGAGAACGGACTCGAGCGGCGGCTATGGCGCATTCAAGCCGAGACACTGATCGTCTGGGGCGCCAATGATCGCTTCATCGCGCCGTCGTATGCTGACATCTTCAAGCAGAAGATCCGCAACGCCCAGGTGTTGCAGATCCCCAATGCCGGCCATCTGCTCGCGCTCGAAGCGTCGGCTGCCCTCGGCAAGGCCTTGTGCGACTGGGGCAAGCGCGAACGTTAGTCCAAACAAGAGTGGTCCGCACAGCGGACCGTACGGAGATCTCGTAGGGGCGACGCATGCGTCGCCCGCGAAGTGACGCGAACCGCCGCCACCAAAGGCGGCGAAAGAAAGAGAGGATGCTCTGTGACCCCAACGATCCACGGAACTTGTGATGCGCGCTTCGCGCCGTTGCGCGACACCTTCGTGCGCAACTTCTCCACCTTCGGCGAGACCGGCGCTGCGCTGTCGATCACGATCGACAACAAGCCCGTCGTCGATCTGTGGGCTGGCCACGCCGATGCCGCGCGCACCAAGGAGTGGCGGGCCGACACCATCGTCAACGTCTACTCGACCACCAAAGGGATGGCGGCGATCTGCGCGCACCGCTTGGCGGATCAAGGGCGACTCGACTTCGACGCGCCGGTGACGAAGTACTGGCCTGAGTTCGCGCAAGCGGGCAAGAGCGACCTGCCGGTGCGCTATCTGCTCAGCCACCAAGCGGGGTTGCCGGCGGTGAAGCGCGCGATGGAACCGCACGCGATGTACGAGCCGCTGAAGATGGCGACGGCGCTGGCGGCGCAGGAACCGTGGTGGCAGCCCGGTACCAAACACGGCTATCACGCGGTGACGTATGGCTGGCTCGTTGGCGAAGTGGTGAGGCGGATCACCGGCAAGACGCTCGGCACGTTCTTCCGCGACGAAGTGGCGCAGCCGCTCGGCGTCGATTTCCACATTGGCTTGCCGGTGGAACATGAGCCCCGCGTCGCACCGCTAATTCTCCCGCCACCGCCGACGGCGGAGCAGGCCGACCTGTTTGCCGAGATCCTCAAGGACCCGGAGTCGATGCTCGCCAAGGCGTTCATCAATCCGCCAGTGCCACTCGACGCGGTCAACTCGCGCGAATGGCGCGCCGCGGAAATTCCCGCGGCCAACGGGCACACCAACGCCCGTGCGCTGGCGCGCGTGTACGGTGTGCTCGCGAGTGGTGGTGCGCTCAACGGGACGCGCTTGCTGAGCCAAGCGGCGATTGATGGCGCGCTGATCCAGCAAGCGGACGGACCCGACGCGGTGCTGCCGCTCCACACGCGTTTCGGCCTCGGCTTCATGCTGTCGACCCCGAAGGAAAAGATGGGTCCGAACCCGCGCACCTTCGGCCACGGCGGCATGGGTGGCTCGATGGCATTTGCAGACCCCGACGCGCGTCTGGGGTTCGGCTACGTGATGAACGAAATGCACAGCGGCCTGTGGCTGATCGACCCGCGCCCGGTGGCGTTGATCGAGGCGCTCTACGCGTCACTGGCGTGAGCACCGATGCGTTTCGATCAAAGCTTTGCGCAAGACGGCCCTCGATACGATCGCTTCGCGATCTACTCGGGCAAACGGATATTTGGAGAGATCGTGAAAACAAACCGCTTCCCCGAGTAGTCGCACTGAGTAGAAGCCGAAGGCTTCGTATCGAAGGGCGGCGCATCGAGGGGCTACTTTATGCAG
Protein-coding regions in this window:
- a CDS encoding beta-lactamase family protein gives rise to the protein MTPTIHGTCDARFAPLRDTFVRNFSTFGETGAALSITIDNKPVVDLWAGHADAARTKEWRADTIVNVYSTTKGMAAICAHRLADQGRLDFDAPVTKYWPEFAQAGKSDLPVRYLLSHQAGLPAVKRAMEPHAMYEPLKMATALAAQEPWWQPGTKHGYHAVTYGWLVGEVVRRITGKTLGTFFRDEVAQPLGVDFHIGLPVEHEPRVAPLILPPPPTAEQADLFAEILKDPESMLAKAFINPPVPLDAVNSREWRAAEIPAANGHTNARALARVYGVLASGGALNGTRLLSQAAIDGALIQQADGPDAVLPLHTRFGLGFMLSTPKEKMGPNPRTFGHGGMGGSMAFADPDARLGFGYVMNEMHSGLWLIDPRPVALIEALYASLA
- a CDS encoding alpha/beta fold hydrolase, with translation MSADTAKSRILALGAERPTIEVLEAGSGAPLLFLHGAGGVAAWAGVLPLLAREFHVYAPLLPGFGQSTGLDYLDDQFDLFLHGFDVMDALGLNQPYVVGESMGGWMAAEMAALRPDKIGRLALAAPIGLWRDEAPVADMFGMMNHEMVPLLFHDVTCPAAQAMLGLNALISDKDDRTAAQVETLIALARGARTAAKFLFPVPENGLERRLWRIQAETLIVWGANDRFIAPSYADIFKQKIRNAQVLQIPNAGHLLALEASAALGKALCDWGKRER